Proteins encoded by one window of Maliibacterium massiliense:
- the aspS gene encoding aspartate--tRNA ligase has product MKATHMRTCGCGDVNQTQVGESITLCGWTQRCRKLGGLVFIALRDRSGVVQIIVDESERPDLVALCGGIKNEFVLQVTGAVALRGERDINPDMKTGYVEVHAQAINILSAAQTLPFPIDDQVGVSDELRMKYRFLDLRRPQMQQNLMLRHRLSKAVRDFFDQEGFLEIETPMLVRSTPEGARDYLVPSRMQRGAFYALPQSPQLYKQLLMVAGMDRYVQIVRCFRDEALRADRQPEFTQIDVEMSYVTAQDVMDVNERLMAHVFAQTIGYKLQLPLPRMTWKDAMQRYGSDKPDTRFGLELVDVSDAAIKGEFGVFNNAVANGGCVKAICLEDGAAKLSRRDIDALGEVVKTYRAKGLAWATWGDTLKSPIAKFFSEDAFAALLAQAGAKQGDAVFFVADSWDTAVTALGQLRLELGRRFHMMDENVYNVLWVTEFPLLEYSQEEGRYKAMHHPFTSPMLEDLDMLESDPGKVRAEAYDLVINGVEAGGGSIRIHDSALQMRAFRALGFTEEQAREQFGFLLSAFAYGTPPHGGCAFGLDRVAMLLGGAETIRDMIAFPKAQNASDLMTQAPAPVDPRQLEELFIEIAPEAHEDEA; this is encoded by the coding sequence ATGAAAGCAACACATATGCGCACCTGCGGCTGCGGCGACGTAAACCAAACGCAGGTAGGAGAGAGTATCACGCTCTGCGGATGGACGCAGCGCTGCCGCAAACTGGGGGGGCTTGTGTTCATCGCGCTGCGCGACCGCAGCGGCGTGGTGCAGATCATTGTGGATGAATCGGAGCGTCCCGATCTGGTCGCGCTGTGCGGGGGCATCAAAAACGAGTTTGTGCTGCAGGTGACAGGCGCCGTGGCGCTGCGCGGGGAGCGCGACATTAACCCGGACATGAAGACGGGTTATGTGGAGGTGCACGCCCAGGCGATCAATATCCTCTCTGCGGCGCAGACGTTGCCCTTTCCGATCGACGATCAGGTGGGGGTATCCGACGAGCTGCGCATGAAGTACCGCTTTTTGGATCTGCGCCGGCCCCAGATGCAGCAGAATCTGATGCTGCGCCACCGCCTGAGCAAGGCGGTGCGGGATTTCTTTGACCAGGAGGGCTTCTTGGAGATCGAGACGCCCATGCTTGTGCGTTCTACGCCCGAGGGCGCGCGCGATTACCTGGTGCCCAGCCGCATGCAGCGGGGGGCCTTCTACGCACTGCCCCAGTCCCCCCAGCTCTACAAGCAGCTGCTGATGGTGGCGGGCATGGACCGCTACGTACAGATTGTCCGCTGCTTCCGCGACGAGGCGCTGCGCGCCGACCGCCAGCCGGAGTTCACGCAGATCGATGTGGAGATGTCCTACGTGACGGCGCAGGACGTCATGGATGTCAATGAGCGGCTGATGGCGCACGTCTTTGCACAGACCATCGGCTACAAACTACAGCTGCCCCTGCCGCGCATGACATGGAAGGACGCCATGCAGCGCTACGGCTCGGATAAACCCGATACCCGCTTTGGCTTGGAGCTGGTGGACGTATCGGACGCGGCAATCAAGGGCGAATTCGGCGTGTTTAACAACGCCGTGGCAAACGGCGGCTGCGTCAAGGCCATCTGTCTTGAAGACGGCGCCGCCAAGCTCTCGCGCCGTGATATCGACGCGCTGGGCGAGGTGGTCAAGACATACCGCGCCAAGGGCCTTGCCTGGGCCACGTGGGGGGATACCCTCAAATCGCCCATCGCTAAGTTTTTCAGCGAGGATGCGTTCGCCGCGCTGCTTGCCCAAGCGGGCGCAAAACAGGGGGATGCCGTGTTCTTTGTGGCGGATAGCTGGGACACCGCTGTCACCGCGCTGGGGCAGCTGCGCCTGGAGCTGGGCCGGCGATTCCATATGATGGATGAAAACGTCTACAACGTGCTGTGGGTCACGGAGTTCCCGCTGCTGGAGTACAGCCAGGAGGAGGGCCGCTACAAGGCGATGCACCACCCCTTCACTAGCCCCATGCTGGAGGATCTGGATATGCTCGAGAGCGATCCGGGCAAGGTGCGTGCCGAGGCGTACGACCTGGTGATCAACGGCGTGGAGGCGGGCGGCGGCAGCATCCGCATCCACGATTCCGCCCTGCAGATGCGCGCGTTTCGGGCGCTGGGCTTTACCGAGGAGCAGGCGCGCGAGCAGTTCGGCTTTTTGCTGAGCGCCTTTGCTTACGGCACGCCGCCGCACGGCGGCTGCGCCTTTGGATTGGACCGCGTGGCGATGCTGCTGGGCGGCGCGGAGACCATCCGCGATATGATCGCCTTCCCCAAGGCGCAGAACGCATCGGATTTGATGACGCAGGCCCCCGCGCCGGTGGACCCCAGGCAGCTTGAGGAGCTCTTTATCGAGATTGCGCCGGAGGCGCACGAGGATGAGGCGTAA
- the hisS gene encoding histidine--tRNA ligase produces the protein MEIKAPRGTHDIMPDEIQAWQYVEGIIRDHCAHYGYSEARTPVFEHTEVFSRGVGDTTDIVQKEMYTFNDKGNRSITLRPENTAGLVRAFLEHHLQNEPLPIKLYYLSAPMFRYENPQSGRYRQFYQFGVEAYGAPAPSCDAEVVSLAWTLLQKLGIHDLELHINSIGCPKCRPAFQEKLKAYFRQYEGQLCQTCLERLDRNPLRIIDCKSPVCTDIVRDAPTMLDSLCGECQSHFDTLKAYFDAMGIAYVVDPMIVRGLDYYTKTVFEIVSKDIGAQGTVCGGGRYDMLVSQMGGPEMAGVGFAFGMERLLMVMQSLGLLPKRAPLCDVYVAALPDEAARMAAFALCASLRAQGVKAEVDHVSRSLKAQLKHAGKIGSRACVIIGADELAAGVVKLRDMQRGEEQAIAMETATEAIAAILK, from the coding sequence ATGGAGATCAAGGCGCCCCGTGGCACGCACGACATCATGCCGGATGAAATCCAGGCGTGGCAGTATGTGGAGGGCATCATCCGCGATCACTGCGCGCACTACGGCTACAGCGAGGCGCGCACGCCGGTATTTGAGCACACCGAGGTGTTTTCCCGCGGCGTGGGCGACACCACCGATATCGTGCAGAAGGAGATGTACACCTTTAACGACAAGGGCAACCGCTCCATCACCCTGCGCCCGGAGAACACTGCAGGACTGGTGCGCGCATTTCTGGAGCACCACCTGCAGAACGAGCCGCTGCCCATCAAGCTGTACTACCTGTCGGCGCCCATGTTCCGCTACGAAAACCCGCAGTCGGGCCGCTACCGTCAGTTTTACCAATTTGGCGTGGAGGCGTACGGCGCGCCCGCGCCCTCGTGCGACGCGGAGGTGGTGTCCCTTGCCTGGACGTTGCTGCAGAAGCTGGGCATCCACGATCTGGAGCTGCACATCAACTCCATCGGCTGCCCCAAGTGTCGCCCCGCCTTCCAGGAAAAGCTCAAAGCCTACTTCAGGCAGTATGAGGGCCAGCTCTGCCAGACCTGCCTCGAGCGCCTCGATCGCAACCCCCTGCGTATCATCGACTGCAAGAGCCCGGTGTGCACGGACATCGTCAGGGACGCGCCCACCATGCTCGACAGCCTGTGCGGCGAGTGTCAGAGCCACTTTGATACCCTCAAGGCCTACTTTGATGCCATGGGCATCGCCTACGTGGTGGACCCCATGATTGTGCGAGGGCTGGATTACTACACCAAAACAGTCTTTGAGATCGTCTCCAAGGACATCGGCGCGCAGGGCACGGTGTGCGGGGGCGGGCGATACGATATGCTGGTCAGCCAGATGGGGGGGCCCGAGATGGCGGGCGTGGGCTTTGCCTTTGGCATGGAGCGCCTGCTGATGGTGATGCAGTCGCTTGGCCTGCTGCCTAAGCGTGCGCCCCTGTGCGACGTATATGTCGCCGCTTTGCCTGATGAGGCGGCCCGCATGGCGGCGTTTGCGCTGTGCGCCTCCTTGCGCGCGCAGGGCGTCAAGGCGGAGGTGGACCACGTATCGCGCAGCCTCAAGGCGCAGCTGAAGCACGCGGGCAAGATCGGTAGCCGTGCCTGCGTGATCATCGGCGCGGACGAGCTTGCCGCAGGCGTGGTCAAGCTGCGTGACATGCAAAGGGGAGAGGAACAGGCCATTGCCATGGAGACGGCCACAGAGGCCATCGCTGCCATCCTAAAATAG
- the hemZ gene encoding coproporphyrinogen dehydrogenase HemZ: MAIYLQAEPAAFFHDMGEILRLFYGLESIEELRYGVHPPDDALCFSQSVQQEGGLWRVTSRASQGGIALGSYTHEAPVRIHTALEHKKYLKRACKISLFRLARTLCADARTPWGSLTGIRPTKMLYDLLDEGMDMAGALDALGSIFDVTPEKAQLLREIVQMQQGVISRAHDKRELDVYIGIPFCTTRCVYCSFASCDIGRDGALMAPYVQALQKEMRAMARRMQDGGWRVRSLYIGGGTPTALPEPLLGQVLEAAQFFLPDTGEFTLEAGRPDTISREKLDLALQAGVKRVSINPQSMQDATLARIGRAHSARDIVTAYDLARTMGFDWINMDLIAGLPGEDATDFADTLARIRALAPENVTVHTLAIKRSSRLHEHLDADALAPPALVEWMVAHAHDALAADGYAPYYLYRQKYMAGNLENVGYARTGRACIYNVDIMEETHANLAMGAGAITKWLFDAEKRIDRFPNVKNVAQYIERVEEMIGRKAGLFD, translated from the coding sequence ATGGCTATTTACCTGCAGGCGGAGCCGGCCGCCTTTTTTCATGATATGGGGGAGATTCTGCGCTTGTTTTACGGCCTGGAGTCCATTGAAGAGCTGCGCTACGGCGTGCACCCGCCCGATGACGCGCTGTGCTTTTCCCAAAGCGTGCAACAGGAGGGCGGACTGTGGCGCGTGACCTCGCGCGCCAGCCAGGGTGGCATCGCGCTGGGCAGCTATACGCATGAGGCGCCCGTGCGCATACACACGGCGCTGGAACACAAAAAGTATCTCAAGCGCGCCTGCAAAATCAGCCTGTTCCGCCTTGCGCGCACGCTCTGTGCGGATGCACGCACGCCGTGGGGGTCGCTTACGGGCATCCGCCCCACCAAAATGCTCTACGACCTGCTGGACGAGGGGATGGACATGGCCGGCGCGCTCGATGCGCTGGGCAGCATCTTTGACGTGACGCCCGAAAAGGCACAGCTGCTGCGCGAAATCGTCCAGATGCAGCAGGGGGTGATCTCCCGCGCGCACGACAAAAGAGAGCTGGATGTCTACATCGGCATTCCGTTTTGCACCACGCGCTGCGTGTACTGCTCTTTTGCCTCGTGCGATATCGGCAGGGACGGCGCGCTGATGGCGCCCTACGTGCAGGCGCTGCAAAAGGAGATGCGCGCCATGGCGCGCCGCATGCAGGACGGGGGCTGGCGCGTGCGCAGCCTCTACATCGGCGGGGGCACGCCCACGGCGCTGCCGGAGCCGCTGCTTGGTCAGGTGCTGGAGGCCGCACAGTTCTTTTTGCCCGATACGGGGGAGTTCACGCTGGAGGCAGGCAGGCCCGATACCATCTCGCGGGAAAAGCTTGACCTGGCCCTTCAAGCGGGCGTGAAGCGCGTCAGCATCAACCCCCAGAGCATGCAGGACGCGACGCTTGCGCGCATCGGCCGGGCGCACAGCGCGCGCGATATCGTGACGGCGTACGATCTTGCGCGCACTATGGGTTTTGACTGGATCAACATGGATCTCATCGCGGGGCTTCCAGGCGAGGACGCGACGGATTTTGCGGATACCCTTGCCCGCATCCGCGCGCTTGCGCCCGAAAACGTCACGGTGCACACACTGGCCATCAAGCGCTCCTCCCGCCTGCACGAGCACCTGGACGCGGACGCGCTTGCGCCGCCCGCGCTGGTGGAGTGGATGGTGGCACATGCGCACGACGCGCTTGCTGCTGACGGCTACGCGCCCTACTATCTCTACCGGCAGAAATACATGGCGGGCAACCTGGAGAACGTGGGCTATGCGCGCACCGGGCGGGCGTGCATCTACAACGTGGACATCATGGAGGAGACGCACGCCAATCTCGCGATGGGCGCGGGCGCCATCACCAAGTGGCTCTTTGACGCCGAAAAACGGATCGACCGCTTTCCCAACGTTAAAAACGTGGCACAGTATATCGAACGCGTCGAGGAGATGATCGGCCGCAAGGCGGGCCTGTTTGATTGA
- a CDS encoding MBL fold metallo-hydrolase, which translates to MLHCMLTNPAYDINSYIVVDEATRQAALIDPSGDAARLCARLAAMRAEPTCILLTHGHYDHISALDGLKARGVQAPVCIHARDAGMLTDAGLNLSPWLCGQAHTYPAAERLLQDGDTIRLGEGALTVLHTPGHTPGGVCYYDAAGNALFSGDTLFDGAVGRSDFPGGDHGALITSIARKLLALPDDTALLPGHGGDSSLGVQRRVNPFLQGV; encoded by the coding sequence ATGCTGCACTGTATGCTGACAAACCCTGCGTACGATATCAATAGCTACATTGTGGTGGATGAAGCGACGAGGCAAGCCGCGCTGATCGATCCTTCCGGCGACGCTGCGCGCCTGTGCGCGCGCCTTGCGGCGATGCGCGCAGAGCCCACATGTATCCTGCTGACACACGGGCATTACGACCATATAAGCGCGCTGGACGGGCTCAAGGCGCGCGGCGTGCAGGCGCCGGTGTGCATCCATGCGCGCGACGCGGGGATGCTCACGGATGCTGGGCTGAACCTATCGCCGTGGCTGTGCGGCCAGGCGCATACCTATCCGGCGGCGGAGCGTCTGCTGCAGGACGGCGATACGATTCGCCTGGGGGAAGGCGCGCTTACCGTGCTGCACACGCCGGGGCACACGCCCGGCGGCGTATGCTACTACGACGCCGCGGGCAACGCGCTTTTTTCAGGCGATACGCTCTTTGACGGCGCGGTGGGGCGCAGCGATTTTCCAGGCGGGGATCACGGTGCGCTCATTACAAGCATCGCGCGCAAGCTTCTTGCGCTGCCCGATGATACGGCGCTGCTTCCCGGCCACGGTGGGGATTCCAGCCTGGGCGTGCAAAGGCGGGTCAATCCATTTTTGCAAGGGGTGTAA
- the dtd gene encoding D-aminoacyl-tRNA deacylase — MRACVQRVSRAEVRTGGAVRGSIAHGYVVLVGVETGDTQQDAAYLVRKLAALRVFEDEHEKMNRSILDVGGSILLVSQFTLLGDARHGNRPSFIRAERPAEADALFERLRALLVEAGLQVETGVFQTHMEVSLVNDGPVTILLDSKKTF; from the coding sequence ATGCGCGCGTGTGTACAGCGCGTTTCCCGCGCCGAGGTGCGCACAGGCGGCGCGGTGCGCGGCAGCATCGCGCACGGATATGTGGTGCTGGTGGGGGTAGAAACGGGCGATACCCAGCAGGACGCCGCCTATCTTGTGCGCAAGCTTGCGGCGCTGCGCGTATTTGAAGATGAACATGAAAAAATGAATCGATCCATCCTGGACGTAGGTGGGTCGATTTTGTTGGTCTCCCAGTTTACGCTGTTGGGCGACGCGCGCCACGGCAACCGGCCCAGCTTCATCCGGGCGGAGCGCCCCGCAGAGGCGGATGCGCTCTTTGAGCGCCTGCGCGCGCTGCTTGTGGAAGCGGGCCTGCAAGTGGAGACAGGGGTCTTTCAGACGCATATGGAGGTTTCCCTTGTCAACGACGGCCCTGTGACCATCTTACTTGACAGTAAAAAGACGTTTTAG
- a CDS encoding bifunctional (p)ppGpp synthetase/guanosine-3',5'-bis(diphosphate) 3'-pyrophosphohydrolase: MAAEKNAEAILAEHDIRPLFANYPTVKQRALLGRAYDYAKAAHADQKRDSGEPYFIHPCEVARILIGLGMDANTVSAGLLHDVIEDTGVSYEQLEKDFGSEIARLVDGVSKLGRLDFTSKEEMQAENLRKMFLAMAKDIRVILIKLADRLHNMRTLQFREVAKQKRTARETLEIYAPLAHRLGISRIEWELEDLCLSYLEPEAYKDLVQRVALKRSEREQVVENIISVLKARLDEMHIKADIAGRPKHFYSIYRKMQKRAFEQIYDLTAIRVIVESVKDCYAVLGVVHTLWKPIPGRFKDYIAMPKENMYQSLHTTLMGSNGIPFEIQIRTAEMHRTAEYGIAAHWKYKEGGKGDGSDFDERLAWLRQLMEWQNDLKDPSEFMNTLKIDLFSDQVFVFTPKGDVVELPQGATPLDFAYGIHSAIGHKCVGARINGKMVPLDTKLKTGDIVEIITASASHGPSRDWLNIVKTSNAKNRIRQWLKREFKEENTTKGREMLEDAAKRHGYSLSQLMKNEWLEGLLKRYTLNSVDDLYAAVGFGGLGTGQVLARLMEQYRKAHKGEPAPAQEKTPEQGGAPAKPAKPRQAQKAQHGIIVKGEDNMLVRLSHCCNPVPGDDIVGYITRGRGVSVHRRDCTNLKDTSFEPERLIEVAWEDAATKSYTAEIQIVAVDRAGLLADLINAMTRMDMQLRGVNARVNKSGLANVSLMVEISDTEQLEKVIKQILRLPEVMEAFRVGA; the protein is encoded by the coding sequence ATGGCGGCGGAGAAAAACGCGGAGGCCATTTTGGCCGAGCACGACATCCGGCCACTGTTTGCAAACTACCCAACCGTCAAACAGCGCGCGCTGCTGGGCCGTGCCTACGATTATGCCAAGGCGGCGCACGCGGATCAAAAGCGCGATTCGGGCGAGCCGTACTTTATCCACCCCTGCGAGGTGGCGCGCATCCTCATCGGGCTAGGCATGGACGCAAACACCGTATCTGCAGGCCTGCTGCACGATGTAATCGAGGATACGGGCGTCTCCTACGAACAGCTAGAAAAGGATTTCGGCAGCGAAATCGCGCGCCTGGTGGACGGCGTAAGCAAGCTGGGCCGGCTGGATTTTACCAGCAAGGAGGAGATGCAGGCGGAAAACCTGCGCAAGATGTTCCTGGCCATGGCCAAGGATATCCGCGTGATCCTCATCAAGCTGGCAGACAGGCTGCACAACATGCGCACGCTGCAGTTTCGCGAGGTTGCCAAGCAGAAGCGCACTGCGCGCGAGACGCTGGAGATTTACGCGCCGCTTGCGCACCGGCTGGGCATCTCCCGCATCGAATGGGAGCTGGAGGACCTGTGCCTTTCCTACCTGGAACCGGAGGCGTACAAGGACCTGGTGCAGCGCGTGGCGCTCAAGCGCTCCGAGCGCGAGCAGGTGGTGGAAAACATCATCTCCGTGCTCAAGGCGCGCTTGGATGAAATGCACATCAAGGCGGATATCGCGGGCAGGCCTAAGCACTTTTACAGCATCTACCGCAAGATGCAGAAGCGCGCCTTTGAACAGATCTACGACCTAACCGCCATCCGCGTCATTGTGGAAAGCGTCAAGGACTGCTACGCGGTGCTGGGCGTGGTGCACACCCTTTGGAAGCCCATTCCGGGGCGCTTCAAGGATTATATCGCCATGCCCAAGGAAAACATGTACCAATCGCTGCACACCACGCTGATGGGCTCCAACGGCATCCCCTTTGAAATTCAGATCCGCACCGCCGAGATGCACCGCACCGCCGAGTACGGCATCGCGGCGCACTGGAAGTACAAAGAGGGGGGCAAGGGAGACGGCTCGGACTTTGACGAGCGCCTGGCCTGGCTGCGCCAGCTGATGGAGTGGCAGAACGATTTAAAAGACCCCTCAGAGTTTATGAACACCCTCAAGATCGACCTGTTTTCTGACCAGGTCTTTGTGTTCACCCCCAAGGGGGATGTGGTGGAGCTGCCCCAGGGCGCGACGCCCTTGGACTTTGCCTATGGTATCCACAGCGCCATCGGGCACAAGTGCGTGGGCGCGCGCATCAACGGTAAGATGGTGCCGCTGGATACCAAGCTTAAGACGGGCGACATCGTAGAGATCATCACAGCCAGCGCGTCGCACGGTCCCAGCCGCGACTGGCTCAATATCGTCAAGACATCCAACGCAAAAAACCGCATCCGTCAGTGGCTTAAGCGGGAGTTTAAGGAAGAGAATACCACCAAGGGGCGCGAGATGCTCGAGGACGCGGCTAAGCGCCACGGCTATAGCTTGAGCCAGCTGATGAAAAACGAGTGGCTTGAAGGACTGCTCAAGCGCTACACGCTCAACAGCGTAGACGATCTCTACGCGGCGGTGGGCTTTGGCGGCCTGGGCACCGGCCAGGTGCTGGCCCGGCTGATGGAGCAGTACCGCAAGGCGCATAAGGGCGAACCCGCGCCCGCACAGGAAAAGACGCCCGAGCAGGGCGGCGCGCCCGCCAAGCCGGCCAAGCCCAGGCAGGCGCAAAAGGCGCAGCACGGCATCATCGTCAAGGGTGAGGATAACATGCTGGTGCGCCTGTCGCACTGCTGCAACCCCGTGCCGGGCGATGATATCGTGGGCTACATCACGCGCGGGCGCGGCGTGTCCGTCCACCGCAGGGACTGCACCAACCTCAAGGACACCTCCTTTGAGCCGGAGCGCCTGATCGAGGTGGCGTGGGAGGACGCGGCGACTAAGAGCTACACGGCGGAGATTCAGATCGTGGCGGTGGATCGCGCAGGCCTGCTTGCAGACCTGATCAACGCTATGACGCGCATGGATATGCAGCTTAGGGGCGTCAACGCGCGGGTCAATAAGAGCGGCCTTGCCAACGTCAGCCTCATGGTGGAGATCAGCGACACCGAGCAGCTGGAGAAGGTTATCAAGCAGATTCTGCGTCTGCCGGAGGTCATGGAGGCCTTCCGCGTCGGCGCGTAG
- the recJ gene encoding single-stranded-DNA-specific exonuclease RecJ → MLRFLPNTDAPDAGAIKVLAGALEISPFLAEVLLQRGVDTPEKAQRYFHPDLTMLHDPFLLRDMDKAVARISRAIEKKERVVVYGDYDADGVTATTLMMGYLERQGVPVYGFLPMRQEEGYGLHLTTIDQIAEKIAPALIITVDCGITAVEEAAHASALGIDMIVTDHHECPAVLPDVVACVNPKRADQKYPFTGLAGVGVAAKVLQALGGTDALLPYWDVLATGTIADIVPLMDENRVFASIGLDKLRAQPCTGLRALMAAAGCRQEKVSAGDVGFMLAPRINAGGRMDTAMDALELMRAEDEARAAELATYLNDLNVRRQQVERGITEQAIARIEAGEVDLRDGRVIVLEDPNWDDGVVGIVASRLAERYNRPTLLLCGRGEVAKGSGRSIAGVDLYGALQPASDLLERFGGHQMAAGVTVKLANIPALVARLNEALASYPQELFLPTVHYDVRVDMRALDYGFINMLQALEPTGFGNAAPLFLLEHVTPTAVNAMGVSGAHLRLLARQQDAEMQAIAFGWGARAREIAGMGQMDMVVRVGLNTYQGRTTPQLQMRAVAPCCDVETYLQRISAEKQDFFRAIYPHIYYNECIPPVTMAWEEALLAIQEALEERFSGTLVLATSRGMACALAEALGAQIAARRIDVAFGAMPCDGRAFNTLVIAPDALDADVLSRYAHIYVLGAPVVAQTETFLVPDAQAIGQALDALAPLEPTHDCMTRAYRALRQAQGRLPAMRGAQKVLLDWSLQVFEQLGFIGRRNNGAIVFLPQREKRLLTASPAYNQGRARFAQWADMLQQLLQA, encoded by the coding sequence ATGCTGCGTTTTCTACCCAATACGGACGCGCCCGATGCGGGCGCGATCAAGGTGCTGGCAGGCGCGCTGGAAATATCGCCCTTTTTGGCGGAAGTGCTGCTGCAGCGGGGCGTCGACACCCCCGAAAAAGCGCAGCGTTACTTTCATCCTGACCTGACAATGCTGCACGACCCGTTTCTGCTGCGGGATATGGATAAAGCTGTAGCGCGCATTTCCCGGGCAATCGAGAAAAAAGAGCGGGTGGTGGTCTACGGCGACTACGACGCGGACGGCGTGACGGCCACCACGCTGATGATGGGCTATCTGGAGCGCCAGGGCGTGCCCGTCTATGGCTTTCTGCCCATGCGCCAGGAGGAAGGCTACGGCCTGCACCTGACAACCATCGACCAGATTGCAGAAAAGATCGCACCGGCGCTCATCATCACGGTGGACTGCGGCATTACCGCCGTAGAGGAGGCGGCCCACGCCAGCGCGCTGGGCATTGATATGATCGTCACGGACCATCACGAGTGCCCCGCAGTGCTGCCGGACGTGGTGGCCTGCGTCAATCCCAAAAGGGCGGATCAAAAGTATCCCTTTACCGGCCTTGCGGGTGTGGGCGTGGCGGCCAAGGTACTGCAGGCGCTCGGGGGCACAGACGCGCTGCTGCCTTACTGGGATGTGCTGGCCACCGGCACCATCGCGGATATTGTGCCGCTGATGGACGAAAACCGCGTGTTTGCAAGTATCGGCCTGGATAAGCTGCGCGCACAGCCCTGCACCGGACTGCGTGCGCTGATGGCCGCGGCTGGCTGCCGACAGGAGAAGGTGAGCGCGGGGGATGTGGGCTTTATGCTGGCCCCGCGCATCAACGCGGGTGGGCGCATGGATACGGCCATGGATGCGCTGGAGCTGATGCGCGCCGAGGACGAGGCGCGCGCAGCCGAGCTTGCCACCTATTTAAACGACCTCAACGTGCGCCGCCAGCAGGTGGAGCGGGGTATCACCGAGCAGGCCATCGCCCGCATCGAGGCGGGAGAGGTGGATCTGCGGGATGGCCGCGTGATCGTGCTGGAGGACCCCAACTGGGACGACGGCGTGGTGGGCATCGTGGCATCGCGCCTGGCCGAGCGCTACAACCGGCCCACGCTGTTATTGTGCGGACGCGGCGAGGTTGCCAAGGGGTCGGGCCGCAGCATCGCGGGTGTGGATCTGTATGGCGCGCTGCAGCCGGCAAGCGACCTATTGGAGCGCTTCGGCGGCCACCAGATGGCGGCGGGTGTCACCGTCAAGCTTGCCAACATACCCGCGCTTGTGGCACGCCTCAACGAGGCGCTTGCATCTTACCCGCAGGAGCTGTTCCTGCCCACGGTGCACTACGATGTGCGGGTGGATATGCGCGCGCTGGATTATGGCTTCATCAACATGCTGCAGGCGCTGGAGCCCACTGGCTTTGGCAACGCCGCGCCGCTGTTTCTGCTGGAGCACGTCACACCCACCGCCGTCAACGCTATGGGCGTTTCGGGCGCGCACCTGCGCCTATTGGCCCGCCAGCAGGATGCGGAGATGCAGGCGATCGCCTTTGGCTGGGGTGCGCGCGCGCGGGAGATCGCCGGCATGGGGCAGATGGATATGGTGGTGCGTGTGGGCCTGAACACCTACCAGGGACGCACCACGCCGCAGCTGCAGATGCGGGCGGTGGCCCCCTGCTGTGATGTGGAAACATATTTGCAGCGTATATCCGCCGAAAAGCAGGATTTTTTTCGTGCAATTTATCCGCACATTTACTATAATGAATGCATCCCTCCCGTCACAATGGCGTGGGAGGAGGCGCTCTTGGCCATACAGGAGGCGCTTGAGGAGCGCTTCAGCGGCACGCTGGTGCTGGCAACATCCAGAGGCATGGCATGCGCGCTTGCGGAGGCGCTGGGCGCGCAGATCGCGGCGCGCCGCATCGACGTCGCCTTTGGCGCGATGCCGTGCGATGGGCGGGCGTTCAACACGCTTGTGATTGCGCCTGATGCGCTGGATGCGGACGTGCTATCCCGCTACGCGCATATCTATGTGCTGGGTGCGCCGGTGGTGGCGCAAACAGAGACATTTCTGGTGCCCGACGCACAGGCCATCGGGCAGGCGCTGGACGCGCTCGCGCCGCTGGAACCCACGCACGACTGCATGACGCGCGCTTACCGCGCGCTGCGGCAGGCGCAGGGCCGCCTGCCCGCCATGCGCGGAGCGCAGAAGGTGCTGCTCGATTGGAGCTTGCAAGTGTTTGAACAGTTGGGCTTTATCGGCCGGCGCAATAACGGCGCGATTGTCTTTTTGCCGCAGCGTGAAAAGCGCCTGCTCACCGCAAGCCCGGCGTACAACCAGGGCCGCGCGCGCTTTGCGCAGTGGGCAGATATGCTGCAGCAGCTGCTGCAGGCATAG